A single genomic interval of Candidatus Brocadia sp. harbors:
- a CDS encoding AI-2E family transporter, with translation MTRDKFISYFFIALLVSVVGMVIYIFSPFFKAIFWSAILAFAFYPVYAQLNRLLKNETVSALLMTALIFLLVIPPVIYLVVNLSAQAIDLYQLATDYVREGRLESFIDHVRSFHVVQNIEDRLIQWEPLKQNLNEWMLSSARAVGNYTAAQAGTITKNVFFVILNALMMFFLVFVFLKNGNAIYSFIYEIAPLEEKHKCLVFQRISETFSAVIRGQLLTSLAQATVAGIIYWAIGLPLPLFFATLTFITSMIPMVGTTAVWLPLVIYLAVTHQYMRAGLLAVLGFFVIGLIDNFIKPALIGKKTHLPYFLLFFGILGGITLFGLMGIFLAPVLLSLFFALIAIYREKSW, from the coding sequence ATGACTCGCGATAAATTTATCTCTTATTTCTTTATAGCCCTATTGGTTTCAGTAGTCGGCATGGTGATTTATATTTTTTCGCCCTTTTTCAAGGCTATTTTCTGGTCTGCCATTCTGGCTTTTGCTTTTTATCCCGTCTACGCGCAGTTGAACAGGCTTTTGAAAAACGAGACTGTGTCCGCGCTTTTGATGACTGCCTTGATTTTCCTTCTCGTGATTCCCCCGGTTATTTATTTAGTTGTCAATTTGTCCGCTCAAGCCATTGACCTTTATCAGCTCGCGACAGATTATGTCCGCGAAGGACGTTTGGAATCCTTCATTGATCACGTACGTTCCTTTCATGTGGTGCAAAATATCGAAGATCGCCTGATTCAATGGGAACCGCTCAAGCAAAATTTGAATGAGTGGATGCTCTCTTCAGCGCGGGCCGTTGGCAACTACACCGCCGCGCAGGCAGGAACAATTACAAAGAATGTGTTTTTTGTGATTTTGAATGCCCTGATGATGTTCTTTCTGGTTTTTGTTTTTCTAAAGAATGGCAATGCTATTTACAGTTTCATTTATGAAATTGCGCCTCTGGAAGAAAAACACAAATGCCTCGTTTTTCAAAGAATCAGCGAGACCTTCTCGGCGGTCATCCGCGGCCAGCTCTTGACCAGCCTCGCGCAAGCCACGGTGGCAGGCATTATTTACTGGGCGATCGGCCTGCCGCTCCCGTTATTTTTTGCGACGCTCACCTTTATTACCTCGATGATTCCCATGGTCGGCACTACCGCCGTTTGGCTGCCGCTAGTGATTTATCTGGCTGTCACGCATCAATACATGAGAGCAGGTCTTCTAGCCGTCCTCGGATTTTTTGTCATCGGCCTGATTGATAACTTCATCAAACCGGCACTGATCGGAAAAAAGACACACCTTCCCTACTTCCTGCTCTTTTTTGGAATTTTAGGAGGGATCACACTTTTCGGGCTGATGGGAATTTTCTTGGCGCCGGTCCTGCTCTCGCTTTTCTTCGCGCTGATTGCGATCTACCGTGAAAAGAGTTGGTAG
- a CDS encoding DUF3047 domain-containing protein, whose product MLYVNANDNGTILFKSVRLNPKEYPFLNWNWKISNILPESREKEVGGDDYPAAVCIVYCKSFFHLLFGKYKVLVYAYGNNVQVGERYKSPCEDRARFRVVQSGEKDAGKWLSYKVNHSEDYVREFGEEPPKIFYVGFQTNADRTHGKVEAWYSEITLNRH is encoded by the coding sequence ATGCTTTATGTAAATGCCAACGATAATGGCACGATCCTCTTTAAGTCAGTACGCCTGAACCCGAAGGAATATCCCTTTTTGAACTGGAACTGGAAGATATCCAACATCCTGCCGGAAAGCAGAGAAAAAGAGGTTGGCGGTGATGATTACCCTGCTGCCGTATGTATAGTTTACTGCAAGTCATTTTTTCATCTGCTATTTGGTAAATACAAGGTCTTAGTTTACGCATATGGAAATAATGTACAAGTAGGAGAGCGTTACAAAAGTCCCTGTGAGGATAGGGCAAGGTTTAGAGTAGTCCAGAGCGGAGAAAAAGATGCAGGAAAGTGGCTGAGTTACAAGGTAAACCACTCCGAAGACTATGTCAGGGAGTTTGGAGAAGAACCACCTAAAATTTTTTATGTCGGATTTCAGACCAACGCAGACCGAACTCACGGAAAGGTTGAGGCTTGGTACTCAGAGATCACCCTGAATAGACACTAA
- a CDS encoding MATE family efflux transporter — protein MHPLDLTEKNLNKNIFKLCIPVAIENILHMSVFVSDTIMVGRLGTNAIAAVGLAGTLFFIISMVFSSLNVGSASIVARHVGANEKDRAQIVGAQAILMSLIMGLVVTPFLIFFANKILLLMSAEPHVADLGTDYLQIVGGFLVFRLVILACSGVLRGAGDTRTPMKVTLTINCINILFNWLLIFGIGPFPKLGVSGVAWATALAYTIGTCLLITKLFAGKCILQIRIHHLVRIHIESLQRIFRISIPAAIDAFLTQMGFLFFTKIVTILGTVPLAAHQIAVRIESISFMPGFALAVSTATLVGQSLGARNVDLALLSMKRSCYFALGLMGFFAVIFLVFPSQMAMIFKPESSVLSLSAACVMVAAIEQPALAVYMVYAGGLRGAGDTISPMIVTIAGTLCLHVPLAYLFGITLKWGLAGIWFGAAVDWIIRAIAIYIMYKKGRWKRVTV, from the coding sequence ATGCATCCGCTCGACCTCACAGAAAAAAATCTTAATAAAAACATTTTCAAACTGTGCATCCCGGTAGCTATTGAAAATATCCTGCATATGAGCGTCTTTGTCTCGGATACGATCATGGTGGGACGCCTGGGAACAAATGCCATTGCTGCTGTAGGTCTGGCAGGCACTCTCTTTTTTATTATCTCCATGGTCTTCTCCTCTCTCAATGTTGGTTCGGCCAGTATTGTTGCAAGGCATGTCGGTGCAAATGAAAAGGATCGAGCTCAGATAGTTGGAGCACAGGCAATCCTCATGTCACTCATAATGGGGCTGGTGGTTACACCTTTTTTGATATTTTTTGCAAATAAAATTTTACTCCTGATGAGTGCAGAACCCCATGTCGCAGATCTCGGTACGGATTATCTCCAGATTGTTGGGGGGTTCCTGGTATTTCGCCTCGTTATCCTTGCATGCAGCGGTGTCCTGCGTGGAGCAGGTGATACGAGGACACCGATGAAGGTAACACTCACTATCAATTGCATCAATATCCTGTTTAACTGGTTATTAATCTTTGGCATAGGACCTTTTCCCAAATTGGGTGTTTCCGGAGTGGCGTGGGCCACAGCTCTTGCGTATACTATCGGAACATGCTTACTAATAACAAAACTCTTTGCAGGGAAGTGTATCTTACAGATCCGTATACATCATTTAGTTCGGATACATATCGAATCCTTACAAAGGATATTCCGTATCTCCATCCCTGCAGCCATTGATGCCTTCTTAACACAGATGGGGTTCTTGTTCTTCACCAAAATTGTAACGATTCTCGGAACCGTACCACTAGCTGCGCATCAAATTGCCGTTCGGATTGAATCGATCTCTTTCATGCCGGGGTTTGCACTGGCGGTATCAACAGCTACTTTGGTAGGACAAAGTCTCGGTGCAAGGAATGTTGACCTGGCACTCCTCAGCATGAAACGCAGTTGCTATTTTGCCCTTGGCTTAATGGGTTTCTTTGCCGTAATCTTCCTGGTATTTCCCAGCCAAATGGCCATGATTTTCAAGCCAGAGTCCAGCGTACTTTCTCTTTCTGCAGCTTGCGTAATGGTCGCAGCCATTGAGCAACCAGCTTTAGCCGTATATATGGTTTATGCCGGTGGTCTCCGTGGTGCCGGCGATACTATAAGTCCTATGATTGTTACCATCGCAGGCACTTTGTGTCTCCACGTCCCCCTGGCCTATCTCTTTGGCATTACGCTCAAATGGGGACTGGCAGGGATATGGTTTGGTGCGGCAGTTGACTGGATTATCCGTGCCATTGCCATCTATATCATGTATAAAAAAGGGAGATGGAAGCGTGTTACTGTATAG
- the glgC gene encoding glucose-1-phosphate adenylyltransferase, with protein sequence MSRKVLVMLLAGGQGERLYPLTRDRAKPAVPFGGIYRIIDFPLSNCLNSGLKKICVLTQYKSYSLDRHLRIGWNINNYELEEFIEGIPPQKRTSDLWYQGTADAVYQNIYVLERERPEKVLILAGDHIYKMDYRELIEFHESKKADVTVPCIEVPLNEANRFGIVSINNDQKIVDFVEKPAHPQSMPSNPNIALVSMGIYLFNTEVLVKRVIEDAKKDTIHDFGKNIIPTMIHEGRLFAYIFNDKNNKAVKYWRDIGTLDAYWDANMDLIQIEPIFNLYDKSWPIRTYHKQFPPAKTVFSELFPGGRCGTVMNSLVSNGCIISGAHVERSVISPNVRIENHSEIYDSIIMEGVRIGKNVKIRNTIIDKFVIVPDGKQIGYNPEEDAGQFTITEKGIIVVPKMLPMF encoded by the coding sequence ATGTCCAGAAAAGTACTTGTGATGTTACTGGCTGGCGGGCAGGGTGAACGACTCTATCCTCTGACGAGAGACAGAGCAAAACCTGCGGTTCCTTTCGGTGGTATTTATCGTATTATTGATTTTCCCTTAAGTAACTGTCTTAACTCTGGTTTGAAGAAGATTTGCGTATTGACACAGTACAAATCCTATTCCCTGGATAGACATCTAAGAATTGGGTGGAATATAAATAATTATGAATTAGAAGAGTTTATAGAAGGTATACCACCACAAAAGAGAACAAGTGATTTGTGGTATCAGGGAACAGCTGATGCCGTATATCAAAATATCTATGTGTTGGAAAGAGAACGACCAGAAAAGGTTTTGATCTTAGCAGGTGACCATATTTATAAAATGGATTACCGTGAATTGATAGAATTTCACGAATCGAAGAAAGCAGACGTCACGGTGCCCTGTATTGAAGTGCCATTAAACGAGGCGAATCGTTTTGGGATCGTAAGTATAAATAACGATCAAAAAATTGTGGACTTTGTGGAAAAACCAGCACATCCACAATCAATGCCCTCAAATCCAAACATAGCGCTGGTGTCTATGGGAATTTATCTGTTCAATACGGAAGTATTGGTAAAACGGGTAATTGAAGATGCCAAAAAAGATACCATCCATGATTTCGGGAAGAACATTATTCCGACGATGATTCATGAAGGCCGTTTGTTTGCATATATATTTAATGATAAAAACAATAAGGCCGTTAAGTATTGGAGAGACATAGGGACGCTTGATGCATACTGGGATGCGAATATGGACCTTATCCAGATAGAACCTATCTTTAATCTGTACGACAAGTCCTGGCCAATTCGTACGTATCATAAACAGTTTCCACCTGCAAAGACCGTGTTTTCAGAATTATTTCCTGGTGGAAGATGCGGTACGGTCATGAATTCTCTGGTTTCCAATGGTTGTATTATTAGTGGCGCCCATGTGGAGAGATCAGTTATTTCACCAAATGTGAGGATTGAAAATCATTCCGAAATCTACGATTCAATTATCATGGAGGGAGTGAGGATCGGTAAAAACGTCAAAATTCGAAATACCATCATTGATAAATTTGTAATAGTCCCGGATGGAAAACAAATCGGATATAATCCGGAAGAAGATGCCGGGCAGTTTACAATTACTGAAAAAGGCATTATCGTGGTTCCCAAGATGTTACCTATGTTCTAA
- the rho gene encoding transcription termination factor Rho encodes MAVTNSKKEPVVVDQETNEKYEEIKRGEMHITELQKMTIKELQETAKREGIKEYTGMKKQDLIFKILKERVNQNGLMYGEGVVEVLPEGFGFLRSPDYNYLPCPDDIYISPSQIRRFGIRTGAVVSGQIRPPKDTERYFALLRVEAINFENPEIMGEKIVFDDLTPLHPHERLFLEKSSTELETRIMDLVTPIGKGQRGLIVAPPRTGKTVLLQKIANSITKNHPEVYLIILLIDERPEEVTDMDRSVEAEVIGSTFDEPASRHIQVAEMVIEKAKRMVEYGRDVVVLLDSITRLARAYNTEVPHSGKILSGGVDASALQKPKRFFGAARNIEEGGSLTIIATALIDTGSRMDEVIFEEFKGTGNMELHLDRKLADRRLFPAIDITHSGTRKEELIVNAEEIKRMWMLRKVLNEMNPIEAMELLKNRLAKTKTNAEFLMTMNIT; translated from the coding sequence ATGGCAGTAACAAACAGTAAAAAAGAACCTGTGGTTGTTGATCAGGAAACAAATGAAAAATACGAGGAAATCAAACGTGGCGAGATGCATATTACAGAATTGCAAAAAATGACCATTAAGGAATTGCAGGAAACCGCAAAAAGAGAAGGTATTAAAGAATATACCGGAATGAAGAAACAAGATCTGATTTTCAAAATTCTGAAAGAAAGAGTCAATCAGAATGGGCTTATGTACGGAGAAGGTGTTGTAGAGGTACTTCCTGAAGGATTTGGCTTCTTACGGTCACCGGATTACAATTACTTACCTTGTCCGGATGACATCTACATCTCTCCTTCTCAGATCCGTCGGTTTGGCATCAGGACAGGCGCTGTAGTATCCGGGCAAATCAGGCCCCCAAAGGATACGGAAAGGTATTTTGCCTTACTGCGGGTAGAGGCTATTAATTTTGAAAATCCGGAGATTATGGGCGAAAAGATTGTCTTTGATGACCTGACACCTTTACATCCCCACGAAAGACTCTTTTTAGAGAAAAGCTCAACAGAACTTGAAACAAGGATTATGGACCTTGTTACCCCTATTGGAAAAGGTCAAAGGGGTTTAATCGTAGCACCCCCGCGAACGGGTAAAACCGTGCTGTTACAAAAAATCGCCAACAGCATTACCAAGAACCATCCCGAAGTATATTTGATTATCCTTTTGATTGACGAAAGGCCCGAAGAGGTAACCGATATGGATCGATCGGTTGAAGCTGAAGTCATTGGCTCAACCTTTGACGAACCTGCAAGCAGACATATTCAGGTTGCTGAAATGGTGATTGAAAAAGCCAAGCGAATGGTAGAATACGGCAGAGACGTCGTCGTTTTACTCGATTCCATTACCAGATTGGCAAGGGCATACAACACCGAAGTTCCTCACAGCGGAAAGATCCTTTCCGGTGGTGTGGATGCCAGTGCACTCCAAAAACCGAAGAGGTTTTTTGGCGCAGCAAGAAATATTGAAGAAGGTGGCAGTCTTACGATCATTGCAACAGCATTGATTGATACCGGAAGCAGGATGGACGAAGTTATCTTTGAGGAGTTTAAAGGCACAGGCAACATGGAACTCCATCTGGACAGAAAATTAGCAGATCGCAGACTATTCCCGGCCATTGACATTACTCATTCCGGTACACGGAAAGAAGAGTTAATTGTAAATGCAGAAGAGATTAAACGCATGTGGATGCTTCGAAAGGTACTCAATGAAATGAATCCCATAGAAGCCATGGAATTACTTAAAAACAGGCTGGCAAAGACAAAGACCAATGCCGAATTCCTTATGACAATGAACATCACATAA
- a CDS encoding dephospho-CoA kinase yields the protein MDGSRVSTKPKIIGITGGISSGKSTVARMLASLGAEIIDADEICHRLFLVKEVKDKIIKSFGITIQDNYGKIDRSRLSEIVFQDKTFLDDLCNILHPIVIEQIRSRVAEIEKRGRRKAMVIDAALLEESDLSLICDLIIFVNTGKDHRVSRSKICRHWQDGELERRERFQMTLEDKRKKADYIVDNNFTEDNTFRQIKEFWQLYIEKN from the coding sequence CTGGATGGAAGCAGAGTGAGCACGAAACCAAAGATCATCGGCATAACAGGCGGCATATCAAGCGGAAAAAGTACGGTAGCCCGTATGCTTGCCTCATTGGGAGCGGAGATTATCGATGCCGACGAGATATGCCATAGGCTTTTCCTTGTAAAAGAGGTGAAAGATAAAATCATCAAAAGTTTCGGAATCACTATACAAGACAACTATGGCAAGATCGATCGTTCCCGGCTTTCGGAGATTGTGTTTCAAGACAAGACCTTTTTAGACGACCTCTGCAACATCTTACACCCCATTGTCATCGAACAGATACGATCCAGGGTCGCCGAAATAGAAAAACGGGGACGTCGGAAAGCCATGGTAATCGATGCAGCGCTATTGGAGGAATCCGATCTTTCATTGATATGTGATCTTATTATCTTTGTAAACACAGGAAAAGATCACAGAGTAAGCCGAAGCAAAATCTGCAGGCATTGGCAGGATGGTGAACTGGAAAGAAGGGAGCGTTTCCAAATGACTTTGGAAGATAAGAGAAAAAAAGCAGATTATATCGTTGACAATAATTTTACGGAAGATAACACTTTCAGACAGATAAAAGAATTCTGGCAACTTTACATAGAAAAAAATTAA
- the polA gene encoding DNA polymerase I, translating into MSERFFIIDGHSHCYQAFYAITARLTTPEGKPANAVYGFTRMLQRLIREHHPEYVVVAFDTKWITHRHHSYREYKANRKPTPDELQVQIPLIYKIVRAHNIPVYAAKGYEADDVISTLVKLLSDKPVEIVIVTSDKDMEQLLSPRVKILNTKKGLMIDQDVLLKEKGIRPEQVVDVLALSGDASDNVPGVPGIGDKTALELIQKWGSLQSVLANINNITGKKRQENLRVFADQARLSEKLLKLYSDIPIPFDMNACKLNDTKSTELKKLFRKLGFNTLLTDMVATAKNEETRYHLINTLEKFHEFFDQLKEQKVFALDLETTGTEPLKAKIVGISFSWQEREAYYIPLMAPEGTECLDKDIVLSKIRLILEDENVKKIGQNIKYDLLVLRNNTILLQGIVFDTMIASYLLNPIKRNHNLDDIAFEYLSYKTITISELIGSGREQITMDRIDVAKVCQYACQDADITFRLASVMEPRLREEELLLLLHKVEIPLIYVLAEMEWNGICLDTSVLKEMSCNLTGRLQQLEKEIYALAGHEFNISSPRQLSEILFEKLELPQLRRTKTGLSTDANVLTTLAWQHTLPRLVLEYRQLTKLKNTYVDALPGMINPNTGRVHTSFNQTVTATGRLSSSEPNLQNIPIRTDAGKQIRRAFIPSRKDTVFLSADYSQIELRILAHFSKDAALTTAFHQDKDIHSAVASSIYGVPIEHVTPEMRRNAKAVNFGIVYGLSEFGLSRDTGLSLEEAREFINAYFGLYQGVKRFRDNVIEEARACGYVKTLLNRKRPIPDLHSTDKKRRNLSERIAVNTIIQGSAADLIKIAMNKIHARLKNTDYEAKMLLQIHDELLFEVKENTLEPTRSMVQAEMGHAVTLNVPIRVNMKIGKNWMEAE; encoded by the coding sequence ATGTCAGAGCGATTCTTTATCATCGATGGTCATTCACACTGTTACCAGGCTTTTTATGCCATCACGGCAAGACTTACAACGCCCGAAGGAAAACCAGCAAATGCAGTATACGGATTCACGAGGATGCTGCAGAGGCTGATCAGGGAGCATCATCCTGAATACGTAGTTGTTGCTTTTGATACGAAATGGATTACCCACAGGCATCATAGTTACCGTGAGTATAAGGCAAACCGTAAGCCGACACCCGATGAATTACAGGTACAAATTCCACTGATTTATAAAATTGTCAGGGCACATAACATTCCCGTTTATGCAGCCAAAGGATATGAAGCAGATGATGTAATCAGTACCCTGGTAAAATTACTATCCGACAAACCTGTCGAAATTGTTATAGTAACCTCAGATAAAGACATGGAACAATTATTAAGTCCACGCGTAAAAATATTGAATACAAAGAAAGGTTTGATGATTGATCAGGACGTCCTTCTCAAAGAAAAAGGCATACGGCCAGAGCAGGTAGTAGACGTCCTTGCCCTCTCAGGAGATGCCTCAGACAATGTACCTGGGGTGCCTGGTATCGGTGACAAGACAGCGCTGGAACTTATCCAGAAATGGGGCTCGCTGCAATCCGTTCTTGCCAATATCAATAACATTACAGGAAAGAAGAGGCAAGAAAATTTAAGAGTATTTGCAGACCAGGCCAGGCTTTCTGAGAAACTCCTGAAGCTTTATAGTGACATCCCTATACCGTTTGATATGAATGCCTGCAAGTTAAATGATACCAAAAGTACAGAATTAAAAAAACTCTTCAGAAAATTAGGATTTAATACCCTTCTTACGGATATGGTCGCAACGGCGAAGAACGAAGAAACCCGATACCACCTTATAAATACACTCGAAAAATTTCATGAATTCTTTGACCAACTAAAGGAACAAAAGGTATTTGCCTTAGATTTAGAAACAACCGGCACCGAACCCCTCAAAGCAAAGATCGTAGGTATTTCTTTTTCCTGGCAGGAAAGAGAAGCGTATTACATACCTTTGATGGCACCGGAAGGAACAGAATGTTTAGATAAAGATATAGTATTATCAAAAATTCGACTCATTTTAGAAGATGAAAACGTCAAGAAAATTGGACAAAATATTAAATACGACCTCCTCGTACTGAGAAATAATACCATTCTCTTACAGGGAATTGTATTTGATACCATGATTGCTTCCTATCTCCTTAATCCAATAAAAAGAAACCATAACCTGGACGATATCGCCTTTGAATATCTATCGTATAAAACAATAACCATATCAGAGTTGATAGGATCCGGAAGAGAACAAATTACAATGGATCGGATAGATGTCGCTAAGGTCTGTCAATACGCTTGTCAGGATGCTGATATCACATTTCGTTTAGCCAGTGTCATGGAACCCCGTCTCAGAGAAGAAGAACTGTTGCTTTTACTCCATAAGGTAGAGATCCCCTTAATTTACGTTTTGGCTGAAATGGAATGGAATGGGATATGTCTGGATACCTCTGTTTTAAAGGAGATGTCCTGCAATTTGACCGGGAGATTACAGCAACTTGAAAAGGAAATCTATGCTTTAGCCGGGCATGAGTTCAATATCAGTTCACCCAGGCAGCTGAGTGAGATCCTCTTTGAAAAACTCGAATTGCCACAGTTAAGACGTACTAAGACAGGGTTATCAACAGATGCAAATGTGCTGACAACCCTTGCCTGGCAGCACACCCTGCCCAGGTTAGTACTTGAATACCGGCAGCTTACAAAATTAAAGAATACGTACGTCGATGCCTTGCCAGGTATGATAAACCCAAATACAGGTCGCGTGCATACCTCATTTAATCAGACAGTAACAGCTACGGGACGTCTCAGTAGCAGCGAACCAAATCTTCAAAATATTCCGATTCGGACAGATGCTGGAAAACAAATCCGACGTGCATTTATCCCTTCCCGGAAGGACACGGTATTTTTATCGGCAGATTATTCACAAATCGAGTTACGCATCCTTGCACATTTTTCCAAAGATGCGGCTTTGACGACAGCATTCCATCAGGACAAAGACATCCATTCGGCTGTTGCTTCTTCTATTTATGGTGTTCCCATAGAACACGTAACTCCGGAAATGAGACGAAATGCAAAGGCGGTCAATTTTGGAATAGTTTACGGACTGAGTGAATTTGGGCTTTCCAGAGATACTGGACTATCTCTGGAAGAGGCACGGGAGTTCATTAATGCCTATTTTGGTTTATATCAGGGTGTAAAAAGATTTAGAGACAATGTCATAGAAGAAGCGAGGGCATGTGGTTACGTAAAAACACTGTTAAACAGAAAACGGCCTATACCTGATCTTCATTCCACAGACAAAAAACGTAGAAACCTGTCGGAACGCATCGCAGTCAATACGATTATTCAGGGTTCTGCAGCTGATTTGATAAAGATTGCAATGAATAAGATCCACGCACGGTTGAAAAATACTGACTACGAGGCAAAGATGTTGCTTCAAATACACGATGAATTGCTCTTTGAGGTAAAGGAAAACACCTTAGAACCTACACGTTCCATGGTACAGGCGGAAATGGGTCATGCGGTTACCCTGAACGTTCCGATCAGGGTGAACATGAAGATTGGGAAAAACTGGATGGAAGCAGAGTGA